Within Eggerthella timonensis, the genomic segment GCAGCCTTCCGCGATCGCGCCCGCGCGCAACTCGATGCCGCGGGATTGGTCGAGGCGCAGGGGTCGCTGCGGCGCTCGCGCACCCTGCTCGACGAGGCCAAGGACGTCCGCGCCGAGAACAACCTGTTCCAGCAGCGATTGCAGGCGCTCGTGTCGCGCCGCAGCGCGCTCGAGGAGAGGCTCGCGTCCGCGAAGCGCCAGCGCCGCCGCCTGTACGAGCGCATCGACCTGCGCGCCGAGCGCACGATCGACGCCATCGACGACGCCATCGCGCAAAAGTCCCAGCAGCGCATGGGCCTGCTCGAGACGAGCGAGGGCCTCAACCGCCGCTACGGCGAGCTCAAGCAGGAGCTTTCCCATGCCGAGCACCTGCGCGATTTCGACGAGTACAAGCTGCTCTACCAGCAGATTCGCACGCGCCAAGACGAGAGCGCGCAGGATTACGCGCGGCTGCTGCTGGCGCGGCGCATGCTCGAGTCGGCCATCGCCACCTGGGAAAGCAAAAGCCAGCCGGAAGTGTATCGCCAGGCTAGCCGCCTGCTTTCGCTCATGACCGACGGCCGCTGGACCAAGGTGAGCCTCACTGCCGAAGGCCGCTTGCAGGTGACGGACGCGGTGAAGACGACACGCGATCCCAGCCACCTGTCGCTCGGCACGTGCCAGCAGCTGTACCTCGCGCTGCGCATCGCGCTGCTCATGACCGCCGACAACGTGGGCCGCGCCGTTCCCATCCTGGCCGACGACATACTCGTGAACTTCGACTCCGCCCGTCGTGCCGGCGCTGCCCGCGCGCTGGCCGAGCTTGCCCGGATGCGCCAGGTGATCCTCTTCACCTGCCATGAAGAAATCGTCGAGACGATGAGGGAAGCCGATTCGACGCTGAATGAAGTCGAACTGTAATATACTGTGATTCTGCGATACAAACACCGAAAGGACGAAGAGACATGCCGAGCACGGTTCTGATTGGCGCCCAGTGGGGCGACGAAGGCAAGGGCAAAGTCACCGACCTGATCGCGCGCGAGTACGATTACGTGGTTCGCTACCAGGGCGGCAACAACGCGGGTCACACGGTCATCCACGGCGACAAGAAGCTCGCGCTGCATCTCATGCCCTCCGGCGTCATGTACGAGCACGCGGTTCCGGTCATCGGCAACGGCGTGGTGGTGGATCCGGGCGTGCTCATCAAGGAGATGGCCATGCTGGAAGCCGAGGGCATCTCCTGCAAGAACCTCAAGATCTCGTGCGACGCGCATGTGATCATGCCCTACCACAAGGATTTCGACGGCGCCGACGAGAAGCGCCTCGGCGACAACAAGATCGGCACCACGAAGCGCGGCATCGGGCCCTGCTACCAGGACAAGGTGGCGCGCAAGGGCATCCGCATCCAGGATCTGCTCGACGAGAAGATCTTCCGTCTCAAGCTGGAGGCGGTGCTGTCCCAGAAGAATCCCATCCTCGAGAAGATCTACGGTCTGCACACCTACACGGTGGAGGAGATCTGCGAGGAGTACCTCCCCTACGCGCGCATCCTCAAGCCGTACATGGCCGAAACGGCCCAGCTGCTGAACGAGGCCGTGCGTGCCGGCAAGTCCATCCTGTTCGAGGGCGCGCAGGGCACGCTGCTCGACATCGACCACGGCACGTATCCCTACGTCACGTCCTCGTCGTGCTGCGCCGGCGGCGCCGCCACCGGCACGGGTGTGGGCCCCACGGTCATCGATCGCGTGCTCGGCATCCAGAAAGCCTACGTCACGCGCGTGGGCGAGGGCCCCTTCCCCACGGAGCAGCGTTTCCCCGAGGACGGCGGCGAAGGCGAGGAAGCCGAAGTGGGCGAGCTCCTGTGCAAGGTGGGCCACGAGTTCGGCGTGACCACGGGGCGCAAGCGCCGCTGCGGGTGGTTCGACGCGGTCATCGCGCGCTATGCGGCCGAGGTCAACGGCCTCACCGACGTGGCGCTGACGAAGCTCGACGTGCTGAGCGCGTTCGACACCATCAAGGTGTGCACGGCCTACGAGTGCGAAGGCAAGCTGTACGATTACTTCCCGATGCAGCAGAGCGTGCTGTTCCATGCGAAGTCCGTGTACGAGGAGCTTCCGGGTTGGAAGGACGTCGACATCACCGGATGCCGCACGTTCGAGGAACTTCCCGAGAACGCGCAGCGCTACGTCGAGTACCTGGAGAAGATCACCGGCGTGCCGGTCAGCATCATCGCCGTCGGCCCCGATCGCGACCAGACCATCATGCGCGGCTGGGATCGGTGATGTTCCGCCGTTCTGCCGAACGGCGGAACGGCTCGACGCGGTAAAGCGTCGATGCGTCCGACCTCGCGGCGATGCCGACGGCTCGCGTACCGAAGTACGCTTCGCCACCGCCATCCTCACGATCTCGGTTACCTCGACGCTTCTCGCTGACTGTACGAACGACCTGTGCGGCACCGTTTGTTTCACGTGAAACAAATCGTCGCAAAAGCGTGCGATAAGGGAACAAATGTTTCACGTGAAACATGGCATTGAACCATTGAGAGGGCTTTGGGTTTGAAAGGACCTGACATGAACATCTTGGTATTGGGTGGCGGCGGCCGCGAGCATGCTATCGCGTGGGCGCTGGCGAAGTCCCCGCGTACCGACAACCTGTACGTGGCGCCGGGCAACGGCGGCACGGACGGCATCGCCCAGAACGTCGCGGGCCTGAACGCCGAAAACGGCCAGGACGTGCTTGCGTTCGTGCGCGAGCACGGCATCGACCTCGTGGTCATCGGCCCGGAGGCTCCGCTCGTGGCCGGGGTGGCCGACGTGCTGCGCGCCGAAGGCGTGGCCGTGTTCGGCCCTGATGCGCAAGGCGCGCAGCTCGAGGGCAGCAAGACGTACAGCAAGGAATTCATGGACGCCAACGGCATCCCCACGGCGCGCTACGCGAGCTTCACCGAACTCGAGCCGGCGCTGGCCTACGTGCGCGAGCTGGGCGCGCCCATCGTGGTGAAGGCCGACGGCCTCGCGGCGGGCAAGGGCGTCATCGTGGCCGAGGAGCTGGAGGACGCGGAAGACGCCGTGCGCTCCTGCTTCGACGGCGCGTTCGGCGACGCCGGCAACGTGGTGCTGGTCGAAGAGTTCCTCACCGGCCCCGAGTGCTCGCTGCTCGCGTTCGTCACGGGCGGCAAGGCTCATTGCATGGTGACGGCGCAGGACCACAAGCGCGCGTTCGACGGCGACCGCGGGCCCAACACCGGCGGCATGGGCGTGTACTCGCCGGTGCCCATCGTGGAAGCAGACGAGCTCACCGCCATGCGCGAGATCATGGAGCGCTCGGCGGCCGCTACGGCGCGCGACCCGTTCGTGAACGACTACCGCGGCGTGCTGTACGGCGGCTTCATGCTGACCCCCCAGGGCCCGAAGGTGCTCGAGTTCAACGCGCGCTTCGGCGACCCCGAGACGCAGGTGGTGCTGCCCCGCCTCGAGTCCGACCTCGTGGATATCATGCTGGCCGTTGCCGAGGGCCGTCCCGACGACATCGACCTGCGCTGGTCCGAGCAGTGGGCCGTATGCGTGGTGCTGGCCAGCGAAGGCTACCCGGGCGCGTACGAGAAGGGCAAGGTCATCCTCGGCATCGACGAGGCCGAGGAGATCGAGGGCGTGACGGTGTTCCATGCCGGAACCGCCAAGAACTTCGACGACGAGCTGGTCACCGCCGGCGGCCGCGTGCTGAACGTGGTGGCCTTGGGCGATTCGTTCGACGACGCCCGCGAGAAGGCGTACGAGGCGTGCGACCTCATCAACTTCGAGGGTAAACAATACCGCAGCGATATCGGAAAACGCGCCGCCGCCGGGCGTGCCGCGTGGGAGAACTGACGGTGCGCCGTTCTGCCGAACGGCGCACCTAGTCGACGCTGCGAAGCGCCGAGGCACCCCGCCTTGCGGCTTTTGCGCTTTCCCTCACGTGCGAACGCACGCTCGGCCGCGCAACACCGCAATGCGAGGCACCTCGGCGCTTCTCGCTGACTTTTTTGGACTGGAGAGTTTTAGATGCTTTCAGAACGTTTGCTTACCACGGTCGTGCGTCAATGCACGAAGAACTACCTGCGTCTGGAACCGACGCAGGAACGACGCGTGCCCGGCCCGGTTCCCGGCCAGAAGTACATGCTGTACATGCACGTGCCGTTCTGCGAGCGGCTGTGCCCGTACTGCTCGTTCAACCGCTTCCCGTTCGCGGAGGATCGTGCAACGCCCTACTTCGCCAACATGCGCAAGGAAATGCTCATGTTGAAGGACCTGGGCTACGATTTCGAAAGCCTGTACGTGGGCGGCGGCACGCCGACGATCATGATCGATGAGCTGTGCGACACCATCGACATGGCGCGCGAGACGTTCTCCATCGGCGAGGTGTCGAGCGAGACGAACCCGAACCACCTGATCCCGGCCTACTTGGACAAGCTGCAAGGCCGCGTCCAGCGTCTGTCGGTGGGCGTGCAGAGCTTCGATAACGACCTGCTCAAGCAGATGGACCGCTACGACAAGTACGGCAGCGGCGAGGAAATCCTCGAGCGCATCGGCGAGGCGAGCCCCTACTTCACGTCGCTCAACGTGGACATGATCTTCAACTTCCCGGCGCAGACCGAAGACGTGCTGTTCTCCGATATCGAGCGCGTGGTTGAAAGCGGCACGAGCCAAACCACGTTCTACCCGCTTATGGCAAGCCCCAGCGTCGCCCGCTCACTCGCTCGTACCGTGGGCAAGGTCGATTACGCCCGCGAGCAGCGCTTCTACGAGATCATCTCCGAAGTGCTGGCCGGTGGCGAGAACCCGTTGTTCGAGCACGGCAGCGCCTGGACGTTCAACAAGCGCGGCACGGGCGCGGCAGGCGAGGACGCGATGATCGACGAGTACGTGGTCGATTACGAGGAGTATCCGGCCATCGGCAGCGGCGGCATCACGTACCTGGGCAACAACCTGTACGTGAACACGTTCTCGGTGAACGACTACAACGACGCTATCGAGCACGACCGCATGTCGCTCATGGGCAAGGCCACGTTCTCGAAGCACGATCAGATGCGGTATCGTTTCATGATGCAGCTGTTCGGCCTGCGCCTCGACAAACGCCAGTTCGAGAAGGATTTCGGCGTGACCGTGGAGCGCGGTTTGCCCGTGGAGATGGCGTTCATGAAGGCGTCGGGCGCGTTCGATCGCGACAATGCGGACGAGCTGACGCTCACGCCGAAGGGGCGCTACCTCATGGTGGTGATGATGCGCCAGTTCTTCATCGGCGTGAACAACCTACGCGACCAGGCCCGCGCCGCCCTCGTCGGCGAAGAGCGAGAGCTGATCTTCGGCGACGGAAAATAACCCGCCGCACCCGTCAATCAAAAGTTGAAACGCCCGCGCATTGCCGCGGGCGTTTCTGTTGTATACGTTCCAGTTTCGATATCCCCCCGTGTCGTAAGTGTTATGATGCATAGCTAAAGCTTTTTGCGCTCAATCGCCTGGTAGGAGAAGGAAAAAGCATAGCAATGACCGATCGGGTTAAGCATACGGCGGGTTTCACGCTCGCTGAGCTGATGATGAGCATCGCCATCATTCTCGTCCTTGCGGCCATCGCTATTCCTTCTTTCATGACCGCTCAGAACAACATGCGCATGGTCGAGCTCAACAGCGCAGCCCAATCCATCGCCAACGCTGCCCAAACCCAGATGACCGCGAAGAAGGTGTCGGGCACGTGGATGGACTTGGTGAGAGACGGCGACAACTACAAGAGCGATTTCCCGGTAGCCCGGCTGGCGCAGACTGATACGAACGTGCGCCTCATGACCGCGGCCACCGCGCGCTCGCAAGGCATCGCTCCGTCTCTCTCCATTGACGACACGGTTCGCAATGCTGATTACATCATCGAATTCGACGCTTCCACCGCGTCGGTGACCAGGGTGTTCTATTCCGATGGCAAGTCGGGGTTCTTCGGAACCTCAACTCCTGCCGACGGCGCTGTTCTGACCTACTACACCGCGAACGGCGCTGCTCCCGACGATCAGGACCGTCGCTTGCGAAACAACCCTATGGTCGGCTACTACGAAGGCACCCCTGCGGGTGCGACCTCCGAGGTTGCTCTCAGGAATCCGGTGATTTGGGTGGATGAAAAGACCGGCTGCCTGATGATCCAGGACCCGAACATCTCCGAAGACGGAAGCGCAGGCTCGACGAACGCGACGGTGCGCATCGAGAACACGACTCAGGGAGTATCGTTCGTGTTGTCGGGCTTGAGCAAAGAGGCGTCGACCCTCTCTGTGAGCGACGACGAGGGGACGGACGCGTTCGGGCTTTCAGGTTCCGAGGCGAGCGATGTGGTTGTCCTGGTCGGTCGTGATGGCGTTGCGCCCGGAAACGTGTACTCCATCGATCTCAACAAACTGTCGGACAAAGCGACCGCCAAAGGTTCAGATACGCTGAAGGGCATTTTCGCGAAATGCCAGAGGAACGACGATCTGAAGGTGCAGGTCGAGCTTCAAGACTCGCAGAGACCGTGCGTTCCTGCGAAGGCCGCTGCCAACATCAAGTGGCCCGAATCGGTCGGCAAGCTCACCTTCATGGTGACGAACCCGTATTCGGAAGCGGTGAAAGCCGACGAGGCGGCTGACGACAATGCTTCTGACGGGGATGGAGAATCCCAGGCATCGCCGTATAAAGAGCCTGTCGTGCTTGTGACCGACGATACAGGCGATCCGGCCGTTGGCAAGGATGTCATGCAACTCTCGGAAGACATGGACCATTACCTGCGCCGCACCGATGCGAACGCGAAGCTCAAATCGGAGAACGCGCAAGCCGCATACCAGTCGTACAAAGGCGCCAGCGTGCCTTCCTCTTCGGTTCGCAACGACAGCACGTTCCGCTTTCAGGCGACCGTGGGCTCGTACAACCAGCATGAGTATCAGATCTGGGAGCTTTGGCTGAAGCGCGCCGACAACGGCGAGATGATGCGCGTGGGCTACCTGAACGGCGACGCGTGGGAGTGGGCGAAGTTCACGCAGGCAGGGGTGCAGTACGATTATGCGCCTTTGAACGAGTGCTTCACGTGGTACGACAAAAACGGGACCTCGTACAACAGCATTGCGGGCATGGATACCGACGAGCTTGGAATAGTGACCGTAGCTTTCAATGCGAGCGCGTTTTACAATACCGCGTCCACGTATCCCGGTTTGCAGATCGCCGACGAAGACGATAATGCCATGTTGTACGTGCGTACGGCTCCGAGGTCGTCCGAAGTACAGGCCTATTTCACGAGCTTGAGCAAGAGCGATACTCAGGGTCAGGGAAGCGATCTCGTGGCTTCTTTCTTGAAATCGGGCACCGATCAGACCAGTTCGCGAGGAACGAATCCCTCATCCACCTCGGCGCGCGCCGCGTTCGAGGGTGAATTCGGAGCTTCGTCTTCCGACGTTTCATGGGTCGTGACCAGCCAGATTGAAGCTGGGTTCGAACAAGGGACGTCCTATCTCAATAAAGGCGCGAACGTTCGCGTGTATTATTCGATAGCTCCGGCGATCGGGTTCAAGAACATCAGGGAATACGGGGGCGGCCAGAACGATCAGTACCTTTCGGGCGTTCGCAGCACCAGGATGACCCAGGTGGCGCTCTGGCTTTTCCGGGGAGAATCGTTCGACGCCCTCGAGGCAATGCCGGAAGCGCTTCTGAAAAACGAGAACGACTTCGAATATACCTGTCGCTCGGGATCGAATTACGACTTCAAGCTGACCACGCTCGAAGACTTCCGGTTCTACCGAGTTCTGTCATACTACGACGATGATGCGAAGACCAAGCTCGACTATCCCGATCAGTACGTCCCTCACGTTTTGGTCGACGACGGGGATGTGGCGACCATCCAAAGCTTGCCCAATAAGGAAGACGAGGACTACATATACGAATTTTCGGGGTGGACGACGTCTGACACCAAAGACGGCGTAGGGTCTGTCGCGTGTGCGGCGGGCGATCTGGTGGGAGCTTACGTTGAGCAACTCAATCAAAAAGGAACCAAGCTCAGCGCGACGTATGCCAAGAAAGAAAAGCCCAAGACAACGCTCGGTCTGGTGTACTTGGAATTCGACCAGGATGGCAACGTGTCGGGATCGTACGGCTACACCGATTATCGTGACGGGTCGGAACCACTGCGCGGCCTCGGTTTTGATAATCAAATCGCCGACTGGGGATATTTCCTCCTCGTTCCGGCCGACACCCCTTTTGGCCAAATCGAGATCAAAGGCTCCATTGGTCCGAACAGCTTCGCGAAGGGTGAAGTGATCGCGATCGGCGATGCTCTCTATTACGCATATCGAATCAAAACCGAGAACGTGAGCGACTCCCTGCGCTCCCAGCGGTATTTATCACTAGGCGTTTCATTGAAGAAGACCGATCTCAGCGCGACGTTTTACTTGAACGTCAACTTCGCACACGCTGTAACCATGGATGATGAAGCGGCAAAGCAATGGGGCACGGCGGTCGACCCCTGGAGCGTCCGGCATGCAGCTCAGTTCCCGGGATCGCTCAAATGGAACAACGGGATCAATCTAGAAAACGGTGTCAACGTATCGCTACAATCTTTCTATATGTCTCACCATTTCGTCCAGGAACATGATTTGGACATGGCAGATGCCAACCGGTACTTGCCGTCCGCCGTTAAATTCAACGAGGTGTTCAGAGGCACGTATACGGGCAAGAGTGGAGAGGTTCAGTATGAAATAGACAATGCCTACGTGTATTGTATGACGAAAGACGGCAACGGATACTATTCGGGGAACAACCATGGACAAGGTCTCTTTGGAGAGATAGACGGTGCTACGCTCAACAACATCGTGCTGACGATCTCTGGAAGCCAGGTTGTACTCAGCGGAGCTGGCCAGCAGTCGTTCGGATTGTTGGTCGGTTATGCTCAATCGAGCTTCATCAACGATTGTGCTGTTGTGGGGCGACCTGATGCCGATGGCAACGAAGCAAGCCTGTTATTCAAATCTGCCAACCAGAGTCCCAATGGAATGGGCTGCCTCGTCGGGTATTTCAGCGGTTCTCAGATGTATCGCTCGCGCGTCGAACAGGTCGAGTGGGCGTATAGTCGAATGAAGGATGAAGACTGGGGAGACACCGTGAAGATCGGAGGACTCGTCGGTAGCTCCACGGGTTCGAGCCTTTACGCGTGCTCTATTGAAGATTCGGTTTTCAAAGTGGTTCGAAAGACGTCGTATTCTGCATCCAAAGACGGGCTTTTGTTTGGCGGCTTCATCGGGTACGCGGTTGGTTCGCAGGTATATAACGAGAACCTGAACCATCCGAAGCTGTCCGGCATCACCCTGAGACTGGCTGCGGATCTAAACGAGAAGGGCTTTTCGGCAGGAAGTCTGGCCGGTAAATCGGATGTGCCGTTCGCTCCCATCGACTGGAAACCGGAAAAAGCGTGGTACCAAATCGGCGAAGGCGAGCTTGTACCTTTCGATGCCACGTATGTGGGAAAGTCTTAGGGAACCATTGACCTGGAAAAAACGAACATACCGCTTGAAAGAAGACACCTCTGGCGCCTCCATCGTCATTGCACTGGTATTCTTCCTGATCTGCGGGATCGTCGGCTCCGTCGTAGTGACGGCCGCCTCGGTGCAGGCGAAATCGGTGCAGACGCATAAGGAGCTGCAGCAGGACGAATACGCCATGCAATCGGCTGCGGAGCTGGTGGCCGATCAGTTGGGCGGCTCGGAGGAGATCGAGGAAACCGTCAACGGCACCGTGAACACGGTCAGGAAGAACGCGGTGACGATCGGCGTCAGCTACAACGGCGAAGCGCCCGTTGCGGATGTGTCCCAGGTGCGCACGCAGTTGGGGAAGAGCTTCTGGAGCAAGGAGCGAACCGAGAGCATTCTGGTCCAGTCTGCCGATTACATCATCGGAAAACCTGGGGCGAGCAGCATAGAGATCAAACCGCCTCAAGGCACGAAGCCGGTGTATGCCACGCTCGTGGTGGACACCGATCTGAATATCACGGTGAACATGTCTCTTGATAAGAGTTTTTCTGCAGCTTCTCCTTACAACATGAGGGTGTTCATCCAGTGCACGCCGTCCTACGACATCGACGGAAAGCTGGTACGGTTCTCCTACGGCGACAACACGGTCATAGAGAAAGCGACGGGAGGGGGCTCATGATTCGTCGAGCGCGCGAGGTCGCGCACGCCAAGCTTTCCGACGAGCGTGGAGACTCCATGGTCGAGGCCCTCGTCGCCATCCTCATAGCCGTGCTCGGCGCCACGATGCTTGCGACGATGGTCATGGCGTCGGTGAGCGTAACTGCGAAGAGCGAGCAAGAGCTGAGCGGTGCGCTCACCGCCGAATCGAACTTGTACGATGGAGGAACGCCGGGCAAGGTCGCGGTGCTCGTTCCCGATACCTTCAACTTCGACTTGAGCGATTGCGAAGTCGACGTCCTCCTGTTCAGCTCGGGAGAGTATTCCGCGTATTCGACCGACGATCAGCCGGCCGTTTCCGGGGAGGCGGGTTCGTGAGGAGTTGCAACGCAAAAGGGATACGCCTTCTTCTTGCCTCCCGTCTGCGCGACACGCGGGGGTTCATGATCGCTGAGCAGCTGATCAGCATCATCTTCATCGGGCTGCTGTGCGTCGCGGTGACCGCGGGGCTCGGGGCCGCGATGAGCTCGTACAGCCGCATCACCTTGCAGACGCAGGCCGACGCGCTGCTGTCGCAGGCGGTGGAGCAGGTAAGCGACGAGCTGGTGTACGCGTTGGAGGTGGAGGGCGACGGGGTTCAGTCGGACGGCAATCCGCTGTACTTCACGAGTGCTACGCGACACGAGACGGCCGTGCTTCAAACGCGAGAAGATGGGATTTGGCTGAATTGCAGTGCAGCGGCTCGTCTTGCCTCGACCAAGGACGGTCTCACGCCTCAGCTTGCTAGCCTTTCGTACGACGCAGCTGCTGGCACCTGGTCGTTCCGCATAACCGTACAATCGGGCAGCTCCACGCTTGCCGACACCACCATGACCGTGAAGAGGATAGGATCGTAGATGGCCCATAAACGTTTGGGAGACGTGTTGATCGACGCGGGCCTCATCACCGAGGACCAGCTGGGTCACGCCCTGAAGCAGCAGAAGGAGACGAAGCGCCGCCTGGGCGACGAGCTTATCGCCGAAGGTGTCATCACGGAAGCGGGCCTCATCGAGGCGCTGCAGATGCAGCTGGGCGTGGAGTTCATCGATCTGTCGGCGATCGACCTCGACCCCGACATGAGCCGCGTGATCTCGAAGAACGTCGCGCGTCAGTACAACGTCGTTCCCGTGCGCACCACGCCGGACGAGGTGTGCCTCGCCATGAGCGACCCGCTGAACTTCATGGCCATCGAAGCGGTGAAGAACGCCACGCGCAAACGCGTCGTCCCCATGGTGGCCACGCAAGACTCGCTGATGCGCGCCATCATGACGCTGTACGGCAACGAGGGCGCCGCGCGCGCCATCGAGGAGATGAAGCGCGACGCGCGCGCTACGGGTTCCGACGACGCGGCGGCCGGCTCGTTCCAAACCTCCACGCTGGGAGACGACGCCGACGCGCAGTCCGCCCCTACGGTTCGCCTCGTGAACAGCATCATCGAACGCGCCGCCACCGAGCGCGCGAGCGATATCCACCTCGAGCCGCGCGAAGCAGACCTGCATGTGCGTATGCGCATCGACGGCGTGCTGCGCACGATCCTCACCGTGCCGAAGGAACTGCAAGCCTCGGTCATCTCGCGCCTCAAGATCATGGGCGGCATGAACACCTCGGAGCGTCGCGTGCCCCAGGACGGCCGCGCCAACATCCGCCTCAAGAAGCAGGACATCGACCTGCGTATCAACACGTTGCCCACCATCCATGGCGAGACGGTGGTCATTCGTCTGCTCGACAAGAGCGAAGCGTTGTTCGACCCCAAAGGCATCGGTCTGGAAGGCGACAACCTCGACAAGTACCAGCGCCTCATCGGCGCGAACAACGGCATGGTGCTGATCGTCGGCCCCACGGGCTCGGGCAAGAGCTCCACGATGTACACGATGATCCGCCAGCTGAACACCGACTCGGTGAACCTCGTCACGCTGGAAGACCCCGTCGAGTACAACATCGACGCGGTGAACCAGGTGCAGATCAACGAGAAGACGGGCATGACCTTCGCCAGCGGCCTGCGCGCGATTCTGCGCCAGGACCCCGATATCGTGGCGGTCGGCGAAATCCGCGACGGCGAGACGGCTGAGATCGCCATGCGCGCCGCCATCACCGGACACCTCGTGCTGTCGACCGTGCACACCTACGATGCTGCGTCCACCATCGACCGCCTCATCGACATCGGCGTCGAACCGTACCTCATCGCCAGCGGCGTGCGCGGCGTCATCTCCCAGCGTCTCGTTCGCAAGGTGTGCCCGCATTGTCGTGAGGAGTATCGTCCCGATGCTGAAGAGTTCGACGCGATCGGGCTGCCGTACGATCCTTCCGTCAAGTTCTTCCGCGGAGCCGGGTGCCCCATGTGCTTCGGCACGGGGTACCGCGGGCGCACGGGCGTGTTCGAGATACTCGTCATCGACCGTGCGCTGCGCGGCCACATCACGGGCGGCGCCACGCGCGAAGAGCTGAAGGACGCCATCGATCGCACGGGCTCGTTCAAGACGATGGAGGATAGCTGCCGCGAATTGGTGCTGTCCGGCGTCACCACCGTCGAAGAGGCCCGCAAGACCATCACGGCGCTGGAATAGCGATCACGACCACCTCCCTTTGAGTGAAGGATTTTTTCATGAACGTAGAACAGATCATCGACCTGGCGCATCAAGTGAACGCGTCCGACGTGCACCTCGTGTGCGGGCTGCCCGTGAAGTTCCGCGTGGGCGGTCGCCTCATGGATGCGGGCGTCGACGGGGACGTACCGCTTGCGCACGAGGACTGCGAGCAGCTGGCACGCGAGCTGGCCGGCGACGATTTCGATCGCATCAAACGCATCGGCGAGCTCGACCGCGCCGAGACGATCGCGGGCGTGCGCGTGCGCATCAACCTGTTCCGCCAGCAGGGGCACGTGAGCGCGGCCCTGCGCTTGCTGTCCGATCGCATTCCGGCGCTCGAAACGCTCGGATTGCCGCCGGCGGTCATGGAGTTCCCCAACATCCAACGCGGTATCGTGGTGGTGACGGGCGAAACCGGCAGCGGCAAATCGACGACGCTCGCGGCGCTCATCGACAGCATCAACCACACGCGCGCCGAGAACATCATCACGATGGAAGACCCTATCGAGTACATCTACACGCCTGATCGATCCATCATCTCGCAGCGCGAGGTGGGTCAGGACACGGAAAGCTACCACCATGCTCTGCGCGCGGTGCTGCGCGAGGATCCCGACATCATCCTCATCGGCGAGATGCGCGACCTCGACACCATCCAGACGGCGCTGACCGCGGCCGAGACGGGCCACTTCGTGCTGGCGACGCTGCACACGAAGTCGGCCGCCGACTCCATCGACCGCATGGTGGACGTGTTTCCCGAAGGCTTGCAGCGCCAGGTGCGCATGCAATTGTCCACGACGCTCGTGGCCGTGCTGTCGCAACAGCTGTTGCCGCGTCGCGACGGCATGGGACGCTCGCTGGCTTGCGAGCTCATGATGGTGACGCCCGCCATCCGCAACCTCATTCGCGAGGGCAAGACTCCGCAGATCGCCAGCGCTTTGGCAACGTCGGCCGCCGCTGGCAGCGTGACCATGGACAATGCGTTGATCGCGCTTGCGCGCAACCGCGAGATCGCGTCCGATACCGCCATCGCCGCCGCTCATGACGTCGACTACGTGAGAAAGAACCTCCGCTGATGCCCACCTTCACCTACAC encodes:
- a CDS encoding type IV pilus twitching motility protein PilT; this translates as MNVEQIIDLAHQVNASDVHLVCGLPVKFRVGGRLMDAGVDGDVPLAHEDCEQLARELAGDDFDRIKRIGELDRAETIAGVRVRINLFRQQGHVSAALRLLSDRIPALETLGLPPAVMEFPNIQRGIVVVTGETGSGKSTTLAALIDSINHTRAENIITMEDPIEYIYTPDRSIISQREVGQDTESYHHALRAVLREDPDIILIGEMRDLDTIQTALTAAETGHFVLATLHTKSAADSIDRMVDVFPEGLQRQVRMQLSTTLVAVLSQQLLPRRDGMGRSLACELMMVTPAIRNLIREGKTPQIASALATSAAAGSVTMDNALIALARNREIASDTAIAAAHDVDYVRKNLR